In the Pontibacillus sp. HMF3514 genome, CTATAGAGCCGCCGATTCCAACCATACCTGAAACGAAGGAACCTGCAAATCCAATTAAAAATATAGTAACCCAGAACATAATATCCATAATGTGCCTCCTCTAATAAAACCTTTACTACGTCTAGTAATTAATCGTTGTACCTGGTGGGGTATATGAAAAAGAAATTTTAAAGGGACTAGTCCCTAACAAGGACTAAATCCCTTCTATAATCTTAGATAAATAGGTTTACATTGCCATCTTCAGCATCAGCTAAATATGCAGCTACACCAGCATACGTAATATCATCTAGAAGCTCTTCTTTTTGGAAACCAAGTAAATCCATAGTCATTTGACATGCAACTAGATTAATATCCTGCATTTGTGCCATTTCAATTAATTCTGGTACAGTTTGAGCATTGTGCTTTTTCATAACTTTTTTAATCATTTTAGGTCCCATTCCAGCCATATTCATTTTGGAAAGACCTAGATTATCTGCACCTTTTGGCATCATTTTACCGAACATTTTTTCTAAGAAACCTTTTTGCGCTTCCACTTTTCCGTCTTTACGGAGAGCATTAAGTCCCCAGAAAGTGTGGAAAATCGTTACCTCGTGATCATAAGCTGCTGCACCATTCGCAATAATATAAGCAGCCATCGCCTTATCATAATCTCCGCTAAATAAAATAATGTTAGTTTTCTTTGTTTCAGACATATTGATAATCCTCCTCTAGTAATTACATATACTCGTATGGGTATTGTTAAACGTAAAAATTATCCCTTTTGAATCCAGAACGTAAATACACCATTATCTTCTTTATCATCTAACAGTGTGTGTCCAGTAGAAGATGCCCAAGCAGTTAAATCTTGTTTTGCACCAGCATCTGTAGTAGCAACTTCAAGAACCTGGCCACTTTCAATTTCACCGATCGCTTTCTTCGTTTTAACGATTGGCATTGGGCAAGCTA is a window encoding:
- a CDS encoding DsrE/DsrF/DrsH-like family protein, with amino-acid sequence MSETKKTNIILFSGDYDKAMAAYIIANGAAAYDHEVTIFHTFWGLNALRKDGKVEAQKGFLEKMFGKMMPKGADNLGLSKMNMAGMGPKMIKKVMKKHNAQTVPELIEMAQMQDINLVACQMTMDLLGFQKEELLDDITYAGVAAYLADAEDGNVNLFI
- a CDS encoding sulfurtransferase TusA family protein, with protein sequence MNVDKHLDAKGLACPMPIVKTKKAIGEIESGQVLEVATTDAGAKQDLTAWASSTGHTLLDDKEDNGVFTFWIQKG